The Microbacterium phyllosphaerae region AGTGGCCTCGGCCGTCGCGATCGTCGACGCCCACTCGGCGAACGACTCGTTGAGCCAGAGGTCGTTCCACCACTTCATCGTGACGAGGTCGCCGAACCACATGTGCGCGAGCTCGTGCAGGATCGTGACGACGCGACGCTCCTTGACGGCGTCGGTCACCTTGCTGCGGAAGACGTAGGTCTCGGTGAACGTCACCGCTCCCGCGTTCTCCATGGCACCCGCGTTGAACTCGGGGACGAAGAGCTGGTCGTACTTCGCGAAGGGGTACGGCACGCCGAACTTCGACTCGAAGTAGGCGAAGCCCTCACGGGTCTTGTCGAAGATGTAGTCGGCATCGAGGTGCTGCCACAGGCTCTTGCGGCCGTAGACGCCGAGCGGGATCACACGACCCGACGCGCTGGTCAGCTCGGAGAACGTGGATTCGTAGGGACCCGCGACGAGGGCCGTGATGTACGAGGAGATGCGAGGAGTGGGCTCGAAGCCCCACGTGGCGACCGTGTCGTCGTCATGCACGATCGGCTCGGGCGTGGGGGAGTTGGAGACGACCTTCCAGGAGGCCGGTGCGGTCACCGTGAACTGGAAGGTGGCCTTCAGATCGGGCTGCTCGAAGACGGCGAACACCCGGCGCGAATCCGGCACCTCGAACTGCGAGTAGAGGTAGACCTCGCCGTCGACCGGGTCGACGAACCGATGCAGCCCCTCGCCGGTGTTCGTGTACTCGCAGTCGGCGTCGACGACGAGGACGTTCTCGACCTGGAGGCCGGAGAGAGCGATGCGTGAGTCGGCGAAGACGTCGTCGGGGTCGAGCTGTTCGCCGTTCAGCGAGATCTCACGGACCTCGCGGGCGATCAGGTCGATGAAGGTGAAGCTCTCCGGCGTCGCGGTGAAGCGCACGACGCTGCGGGAGCCGAAGACCTCGGCACCCTTCGTCAGGTCGAGCGAGACCTCGTACGACTGGGTGTCGACGACGTCGCGGCGCTCCTGCGCTTCGATGCGGGTGAGGTTCTCTCCAGGCACAGCTGTACTCCCAGGGGTGAGGGGATGCTGCCGCAACCCAGCGCAGTTGGCGCCCACGGCAACCATGACAGCCTACGCCAGCGGGACGGACGCTCTCGCTCTCAGGAGATGAAAGAATGGAGGGGTGACCGCGATCGAGCCGAACACCGTCCGCTTTGCCTCCGATGCCGCTGCCTCCGGCGCGCCGTATGTGACCACCCCGGTGGCCTACGACGGCATCCTCCTCGCCGGGTTCGGGGGACCGGAAGGACAGGATGACGTCATCCCCTTCCTCCGTAACGTCACCCGGGGGCGCGGGATCCCTGACGAGCGTCTCGAAGAGGTCGCGCACCACTACCGTCATTTCGGCGGCGTCAGCCCGATCAACGGTCAGAATCGCATCCTCAAGGACGCACTCGAGGCGGAACTCGCGCGCCGCGACATCGACCTGCCGGTGTACTGGGGCAACCGCAACTGGAGCCCGTACCTCGAGGAGGTGGTGACCGAGGCGGCGGCCGACGGCCGCACCACTCTGCTCGCCTTCGCGACCAGCGCCTACAGCTCGTTCTCGAGCTGCCGTCAGTATCGCGAGGACTTCGCCCGCGTGCTCGAGGAGACAGGTCTCGGCGACACGGTCACGATCGACAAGATCCGTCCGTTCTACGACCACCCCGGCTTCGTGGAGTCGTTCGAGACGGGCGTGCGCGAGGCGGTCGAGACGTTCCTCGCGCAGGGCATCGCCGCCGAGGACATCCAGATCCTCTTCTCGACCCACAGCATCCCGACCGCGGATGCCGAGCGCTCGGGCGCCCGGGACATCGAATGGGGCGAAGGCGGCGCCTATGCGGCGCAGCATCTCGCCGTCGCCGCGTGGGTCATGGACCGGGTTCGCGAGAGCATCCCCGCCGCCGCTGACGTCTCGTGGGAACTTGTGTACCAGTCCCGCTCGGGTCCTGCGTCGCAGCCGTGGCTCGAGCCCGACGTGTGCGACGTGATCGGCGAGCTCCCCGCGCGCGGCCGAAAGGCGGTCGCGGTGGTTCCCGTCGGCTTCATGAGCGACCACATGGAGGTCCTGTGGGACCTCGACACCGAGGCGGCGGAAGCCGCAGAGGAGGCGGGGCTCGCCTTCACGCGCACGCCGACGCCCGGTGTGGCGCCGTCATTCGTCACCGGAATCGTCGATCTGATCGTCGAGCGTCTCGAAGGACGGCCGAACGCGGAGCGACCGCACGTCACCGCGCTGCCCGGTGCGTTCGACGTGTGCCGTCCCGGATGCTGCGAGAACGTCCGTGCGGGTTTCAAGCCGGCCGCCGCCGGCGTCGCCCCATGATCACCGGCTGACCCTCTGCGCTTCTAGGATGGATGCCATGCGCATCCATATCGCCACCGATCACGCCGGTCTCGACTTCTCCACGCAGTTGCAGGACCACCTGCGCGGCGCCGGTCACGAGGTCGTCGACCACGGGCCGGTGGAGTACGACGCCCTGGATGACTACCCCGCGTTCTGCATCCGTGCTGCGCAGGCTGTGGTCGCCGATCAGGCGGCCGGTATCGAGACTCTGGGCGTCGTCTTCGGAGGATCGGGCAACGGCGAGCAGATCGCCGCGAACAAGGTCGAGGGAATCCGCGCCGCTCTGGTGTGGAACACCTCGACGGCCGAACTCGCGCGCGAGCACAACGACGCCAACGTGATCTCGATCGGAGCGCGCCAGCACACCTTCGACGAGGTCACCTCGTTCATCGACACGTTCATCGTGACGCCGTTCTCGCAGGACGAGCGTCACGTGCGCCGGATCGGTCAGATCGCCGACTTCGAACGCGACGGCTCGCTCCTTCCGGATCCGCGGGCCTGACATGCCTGAGGGACACTCCGTCCACCGCATCGCTCGTCAGTTCGAGCGGAACTTCGTCGGCAAGACGATGAGGGCGTCCAGCCCGCAAGGGCGCTTCGCGGAGGGAGCAGCCGTGCTCGACGGCCGCGAGGCGCTCAGCGTCCAGGCGGTCGGCAAGCAGATGTTCCTCGAGGCCGAGGGCGACCTCTGGCTGCGCGTGCACCTCGGCCTGTACGGGGCATGGGACTTCGCCGGGGAGATCCTCGTCGATCCCACCATCGCGTCCGCGAACGGCCGCATGGGACAGACGAATCAGCGAGGGACGGACGTCGGCGAGGCGATCCTCGACGACGCGGGGGAGAACTCCCTCGCATCGATCGGCGCCCCTCGGCGCACCCGCGTGCACGTGCGCATGTCCGAGCAGACGAAGGGACTCGCGGACGAGGGCATGGAGTGGCCGCCTCCGGTGGTCGGCCAGGTGCGCCTGCGTCTGATGACCGACATCACGGCTGCCGACCTCCGCGGGCCGACCGCGTGCGTGCTGCAGACCCCGGAGGAGATGCTCGCCAGCGTCGCCAAGCTCGGCCCCGACCCGCTGGTCGGCGACCCGGCGCTGAACGAAGAGCGTTTCGTGCAGGCGGTGCGCAAGAAGCCGACCGTGATCGCGTTGCTCCTGATGGACCAGGCGGTGGTGAGCGGCATCGGAAACGTGTACCGCGCCGAGATGCTCTTCCGTCAGAGGCTGAACCCGCATACGCCGGGCCGCGACGTGCCCGAGGGTGTGGTCCGTGCGCTCTGGCGTGATTGGGTGACCCTGCTGGCGATCGGGGTCGAGACCGGGCAGATGATGACCATGGACGACCTCTCGCCCGACCAGTATCGCGCGGCGATGGCGAGCCGCGACGACCGGCACTGGGTCTACCACCGGGCGGGACTTCCGTGTCGTGTCTGCGGAACGGAGATCGCGCTGGAGGAGATCGGTGCCCGCAAGCTCTACTGGTGTCCGCGCTGTCAGGCGTGAGCCTTCGGCCATAGGCTGAGAGGATGCGTCAGAACCCCAGCTTCACGCTCGCGGACGTCACCGAGATCCGGCGGGTCATCGATGCGAACCCGTGGACGACGATCGTCAGCAACGGTCCGGACGGACTCGTGTCATCGCACTATGTGGCGCTGCTCGACGACGATCGTGACGACCTGACGATCGTCGGACATGTCGGGCGTCCCGACGATCTGATCCACGGAATGGGAGAGCGGGAGCTCCTCGTCGTCTTCCAGGGGCCCCACGGCTACATCTCGCCGGGGTGGTACGGCGATGTCCAGGCCGTGCCGACCTGGAACTACACGGCGGTGCACCTGGCAGGAGTCCCCGAGATCCTGAGCGACGAGGAGAACCTCGCGGTTCTCGATCGGCTCGTCGACCGGTTCGAGGGAAGGATGCCGGAGCCTCGGCGCATGTGGGAGCGTCCCAACGATCCCGCGTTCGTCACCCGCCTCGCCTCGGGGACGGTCGGGTTCCGACTCACTCCGACGCGCGTGGTGGCGAAGCGCAAACTCAGTCAGAACAAGTCTGCGGAAACGGTCGAGACGGTCATCGCGGAGCTCGAGGGCGACGGGCCCTACGCGCATCCCGGGCTTGCCGCCGAGATGAGGCGCGCGCACGAAGCGCGCACGGGTGGGCTCCGATGACCGGCATCGACTCTCTGATCGGCACGATCACCTCCGTACGGATCGCGGGACCGGGACGAGAGTTCCTGATCGACGATGAACCGGTCGACATCTTCATCGACGAGGGCCTCATCAGCGATATCGCACCGGCGGGAGCGATCCCTCCCCGGGGTGAGGTGCTCGAAGGGAACGGCGCCTGGGTGGTGCCTGGTCTCTGGGACAATCATGTGCACACGGTGCAGTGGGCTCTCGCGACGGAACGCGTCGCTCTGGGCGGGGCGGCGTCTGCAGCGGAGGCGGCGGCGATCATGTCCGCATCCGCGCCGCTGCCCGACGGTCGCAAGGTCGGCAGCGGATTCCGCGACGCGATGTGGCCGGACGCGCCCACTCTCGACCTCCTCGACAACGCGACCGGATCGATTCCGACTTACCTCATCAATGCCGACGTGCACAGCACGTGGCTCAACTCCGCAGCGCTGTCGCTCGAAGGTTTCACGAGTTCCGATGGGATGCTGCGCGAGCAGGATGCGTTCGAGATCTCCCGTCGGCTGAACGCCGTGGATCCCGAGCGCGGCGACATCGCTGTGCGTGCAGCGGGGGAGCGAGCGGCATCCCGAGGTGTCACGGGCCTGGTGGACTTCGACATGGCGTGGAACGCGGACGCCTGGCCGCGGCGGGTCGCGGCGGGCTTCGCCTCTCATCGCGTCGAGTTCGCCGTCTACCCGTTCGATCTGACCCGCGCCATCGCGGCGGGCCTGAGGACAGGCGAACTCCACGAGGCACCGGACGCGCCGGAGGCCGGGCGCGGTCTGGTGCACGTCGGACCGCTGAAGATCATCAGCGACGGATCGCTCGGAACGCGGACGGCGGCATGCTCGCACTCCTACCCTGGCGACCCCGAGAACTTCGGTATCCTCACGGTTCCGCCGGCGGAGCTCACCGAGCTGCTGACGGTCGCGACAGGCGCGGGTCTCGCGGTCGCGGTGCATGCGATCGGTGATCGAGCCGTCACCGGGGCTCTCGATGCCTTCACCGTGTCGGGTGCCGTGGGGACGATCGAGCATGCCCAGCTCGTGCGGCACGCGGATCTCGCACGCTTCGGTCGCCTCGGCGTGATCGCGAGCGTCCAGCCGCAGCATGCGCTGGACGACCGCGACCTCGTCGGGAAGCACTGGGCGGGGCAGACATCCATCGGGTATCCCCTCGGCGCTCTGCGTGACGCAGGGGTCGAGCTGAGGTTCGGCTCTGACGCCCCCGTCGCGCCTCTCGACCCGTGGCAGGCGATCGCCGCGGCCGTCACGCGTACCGATGATGATCGCGACCCGTGGCATCCCGAGGAGCGGCTCACGCGAGAGCAGTCGATCCAGGCGAGCGTGCGCACGGCCCTGCGGCCGGGCGAGATCGCCGACATCGTCCTGTGCGGGCTCGACCCGCTGACCGCGTCTGGTGTCGATCTGCGCGGTATGCCCGTCCTCGCGACGCTCGTGGCCGGGCGAGTCACCCACGGCGCTTGACCTCGAGCCTCAACGAGAAAAGGGGCACCGGGAGAACCCGGTGCCCCTTTCGACGTGGTGCTTACGCGGCGATGTGCGACACGAGGAACCAGCGGTCCTTCTCGAGTCCACGCATGATCTCGATCGCGACGTCCTGGCTGGTCAGGTCGACCTCGTCCAGGCCGTCGATCGCGGCCTTGGTGTCGACGAGGATCGCGTCGATGTCGGAGATGACCGCACGGACGAGCTCGTCGGACTGCGTGAAGCCGGCGGGGACCGAGGTCGCGCTGCCCTTCGCGGCGACCGCGCTGATGCGTGCGTCGATCGGGAGGCCCAGGGCGACGATGCGCTCAGCGGCCGTGTCGGCGAAGTCGCCGGCATGGGCGACGATCGTGTCGAGCAGCTCGTGGACACCGACGAAGTTCGCGCCGCGGACGTGCCAGTGAGCCTGCTTTCCGTTGACCGTGAGAGCCTGAAGTCCGAGGACGACGGGCGAAAGGAACTGAGCCGCTGCAGCTGCCACGGTCGGGTCGCTGGCGGTGGTGGAAACGGTCTGTACCTTGCTCATCTTCGGCTCCTCTGAAGTGCTCTTCTCGTACCTGATGAAGACAACGCTACTCAGCTGAGAACATTCCGCAAGCAAGCGAAGGCTCGGCTTAGTGCCGCGGAATCACGCGGAAGTCAGGGGAGGTGAGGGTAGTCTCGCCTCATGAGCATCGCAGCCGGAGCCTCCGTTCTCGCACTCCCGGGGAAGGCTCCCTCGATCGCCGAAGACACCTTCGTCGCCGACGGCGCGCGCATCATCGGCGAGGTCTCGCTCGCGGCGGGCGCGAGCGTCTGGTACAACGCGGTCCTCCGCGGCGACTCGGCCGCCATCGTCATCGGCGAGGCGAGCAACGTGCAGGACAACGTGTCGCTGCACGTGGACGCCGGCCACCCCGTCGTCGTCGGGGCGAAGGTCTCCATCGGTCACAACGCGGTGGTCCACGGGTGCACGATCGGAGACGGGTCGCTCGTCGGCATGGGCGCCGTCATCCTCAGCGGTGCGGTCATCGGTGCGGGATGCCTCATCGCGGGCGGCGCTGTCGTGCTCGGTGGTACCGAGGTCCCTGACGGCTCGCTGGTGGCCGGAGTGCCTGCGAAGGTGCGCAGGATGCTCAGCGACGAAGAGAGAGCTGGACTGATCGCGAACGCGGACATCTATCTGGGACACCTCCGGACGCACGCCGAGGCGACGCCGATCTGACCAGGGTCGACCGGTAGGCTGGTGCTCACGGGGCGGTGGCCAAGCTGGTTAAGGCAGTGGGCTCATAACCCAACGATCGCGGGTTCAAGTCCCGCCCGCCCTACTCTCCGTGCAGTCTGTCGCGGCGCGTCAGACTCCGTCGCGGCGCGTCAGTGGGTCTTGGACGCGTCGGGCTGTCCTGCGGGCTCCAGGAGCTCGTCGACGAGAGTGATCCCGCCGCTCGAGTTCGCCGAGTGCGCCAGATCCTCGATCCATCGGCGGCTCAGCTCCGGTGCCTCGGTCTCGTCGAACACGAATCGGAGCGGGATGGACGGATGCAGCCAGACGGTCGAGCGCCCCTCGGACTGGCCGTCCTGGTGCTTCCAGGTCAGGGTGAAGCTCTCGTTACGGCGCAGCTTGGTGGCGACGACGACCTTGAGGTGGGCGAGCGCTCGGTCTTCGATCTGGATCGGCTCCGAGCCGCCGTAGTAGAGGGAACCCATACCTCGGAATCTAGGACGCTCCGAGGAACCGACCCGACAGGACCGCCCCGGCGCGCGAGCGATGCGAACACTCTGTTCGCGTGGTGTCATCGACGGTGGGTCGCCGCTGTCACGGAGGGAAGCACGCCGAAGCTCTCGCGGTACGCGACCGCGAACCGCGAAGGATGGGAGAATCCCCACTTCCGCGCGACAGCCGCGACGGTGCTCTGGGCTCCGGAACGGAGATCACGGTGGGCGCCGTCGAGGCGCGCCCGCCTCAGGCACTCGGCCGGGGTCGTGTCGAGCGCACGCCGGAACGCGTACTGCAGCCCGCGGGTCGAGATGTGGACGGCTGATGCGACGTCGTCGACGGTGATCGGGCGATGCGCGTTCTCTGCGATGAAGTCCAGGGCGCGACGCACTGTCGCGGGCGCAGGGGTCGTCTGAGCGGGTCGATGCCTGTGCAGCCGGCCCGTCGTGGAGAAGGTGGCCAGAGTCGTCGCTGCCGCATGTCGGGCGAGCTCGCTCCTGAGCAGCTCGGTGTCACCGTCATCGTCGAGAGACTCGGCGCTCTGCTCGAGGTACGCGAACATGCGAGACCACGCGTCGGCGGCGCGATCCGAACGCGGGGCGAGGTCGGCCACGTGCAGTGCCACGGTGTCGTCTCCGCTGATCTGCTGGGCGAGGCTCTGCAGGGAGGCACGCTCGAAGATGAGCGCGGTGACTCTGGCGCCACGCTCCCACTGCGCGTGCACTCGAGGGCCGTCGGACAGCCAGGGGCGACTCGCGACGAGCTCGGACCGGTCGGAGCGCAACTGAGCATCGGGGCCCTCGACACGGCACGCGATGAACTGATCCTCGGGTTCGGCTGTCGTGCGGACCTTGGCCGCGAGGTCATATCGAACCAGAGTCAACTCGCCGAGCTCGACGGACTTCCAGTCGAAGTAGAGGCGGTGGGGATCCACATCGTGCAGGACCGCCGAGGGCACGAACTGCTTCCAGGTGCTCTCGACGCGCGCGACATCAGCCGTTCGGAATCGCATCCGCGTCCACCCCCTCGGCGGTGCGGCGGGCACGAACGGGCCAGGTGCCGTCGAGGCGGTCTTCGGGATCGAGCCGACCGATGCGGATGAAGTACTCCGTCAGGCTTGCGGCCTGTGAGCGCGCCCAGCCCACCTGCCGCGTGTGCAGTTCTTCGAGTGTCTCCGGCAACACGAACTGGCGCGCCAGCGCCTGAGCCACGCGGCCGGCCGCGACAGCGTCTGCGGCGGCTTCGTGTGCGTCCTCGAGCTGCACCGCGTAGAGCGACGCGACGACCTGGAGGGTCCGCTTGCCGGGGCGGTATCGGTCGTACGCCTTGTCGATGACGAGGGGATCGATGATCGGTGCGGGATTCGTCAGCGCTTCGATGCCGTGGCGGTGGGCCTCGTGCGCCAGGAGCGAGAAATCGTACGCCGCGTTGTAGGCGACGACAGGGACGCCCTGCGAGAGGAGCGAGCGCAGAGCTGCGGTCACCTGGCCCACCACCTCGCCCGCCGGACGCCCGAGACGCCGCGCCCGCTCGGTCGTCACCCCGTGAATCGCGGTCGCACCCTCGGGGATCGGTATCCCGGGATCGGCGAGCCAGTCGCGCGCTGCGATCTCGCGGCCGTCCGCGTCGAGAAGCCCGACGTGTGCGGTGACGACGCGATCGTTCTCGACATCGACCCCGGTGGTCTCGAGGTCGAAGACGCCGACGCGCGTGATCCAGTGCGGAAGCGAAGGAGCCGGGGGCATGGAAACACCGTAGATCGAGGTGCCGACATCCGTGCGAAGGCACACGGACAGCGTCGAGGAGCCGCCCATAGACTTGGTCCATGAGCGTCCCCTCTCCGTACTCCGATCGCCTTCGACGCCTCCCGGTCGAGCGCCGCGAGGTGGAGGTGCGCGAGGGTACGACGGTCTACTGGGAGTATGGCTCCGCAGACGCCGAGGTCACCGTCATCGCGGTGCACGGCTTCCGCGGCGATCACCACGGCCTCGAGTCCGTCCTCGCCTTCCTGCCGGAGGCGCACGTCATCGCTCCCGATCTTCCGGGGTTCGGCGAGACGGCTCCGGTGCCGGGTCGTGCGTACGACCTGGCGGAGTACGTCGCATGGCTCACCGAGTTCGCGGCAGCCGTCGCCCCCGGTGCGGTCATCCTCGGACACTCCTTCGGCTCGATCGTCACGTCCGCCGCAGTCGCGGGCGGACTCGAGACCCCGCGTCTCATCCTGATCAACCCCATCGGCGCCCCGGCGCTGGAAGGGCCGAAGGGCATCATGACCCGTCTCGCGGTCATGTACTACGCCCTGGGCGCTCGGCTTCCCGAGAAGCTGGGCACCGCGCTGCTGCGCAACCGTCTGATCGTCCGGGTCATGAGCATCACCATGGCCAAGACCTCGGATCGTGAGCTCCGCCGATTCATCCATGACCAGCACGACACCTACTTCTCGCGCTTCGCCGACCGTGATGTGCTCCGGGATGCGTTCGTGGCGAGCGTGTCACACGATGTGAGCGAGTTCGCCGCCGCGATCGACGTGCCCACGTTGCTGGTCGCCGCGCAACGCGACGACATCACGCCGATCGAAGTGGAACGAGAGCTCGTGACGCGGTTCGACGACGGGACGTTGGTGGAGATCGCGCACGTCGGCCACCTGATCCACTATGAGACGCCCGCCGAAGCGGCGGGCGCCATCCGACGATTCCTCAGGATTCCCGCCGCGCGAGGCCGATGAGCCCCGCGACCCGGAACGGGATCACCTCGCCCATCGCAAGGGAGGTCTCGGTGCGCTCGACGCCGTCGATCGACAGGATGCGTGCATCCGTGTCGAACAGGTGGCGAGCGTCGCGGCACGCGACACGAGCGAGCAGGTCGATCGAGCCGCTGAGCCCGTGTGCCTGGACGACCTCCGGGATGCGAGCCAGCTCGTTGATGATGCGAGGCAACTCGGTCTGACGGACCCCGATGCTGACGAAAGCCTGCAGGGGGAATCCGAGGACGTCGGTGGAGAACGACCGCTCGTACGACATGAAGACGCCGGTCTGCTCGAGACGCGCCATACGCGCCTGGATGGTGTTCCGTGACAGCCCGAGATTCTCCGCCAGCGCGACGATCGTGACGCGAGGGTCATCGGCGAGAGCGGCGAGAAGTTCCAGATCGATGCGGTCAAGTCCGGCCATAGTGCCAAACGATAGCAGGGTCACCCCCGCCCGGATTTGGCAACATGCTCAAGCCGCTCCCGGTTGCTTGAGCGAGGTGATGAGCGGACGTACTCTCGAGTGAACCGGCGATGATGCTGGGGCCGCGCGTAGAACCCGTGACGACGGCCACTGATGAGGAGGACGATGATGTCACCGCAGATCACCCCGATCGCCGACACGGCACAGGATCTCGAACTCGCAGAGCGCATCCTCACGCCCGACGGCACGCGCATCGCGAACCCCCAGCTCGACGCGTTCGTCGACGACATCGATGCGGCGTCACTGCGCGCGCTGCACCGCGACATGATCATCCTCCGCCGGATCGATGCCGAGGGCGTGGCGCTCCAGCGTCAGGGACAGCTGGGCCTGTGGGCCCCGTGCCAGGGCCAGGAGGCGACGCAGATCGGCACCGCGAGGGCGCTCGCCCCTCAGGACTACGTCTTCCCCAGCTACCGGGAGACCGGCGTGATCTACGCGCGCGGCGCGAAGCCCGGTGACTATGTGCGGATGTGGCGTGGCGAGGAGGGTGCCGGGCACGACCCCGCATCGCTCCGTGTCGCTCCGCTGCAGATCATCATCGGCGCGCAGACACTGCATGCCGTCGGCTACGCGCTCGGCATCAGGCACGACGGAGCAGACGAGGTCGCCGTCACCTACTTCGGCGATGGCGCGACGAGTCAGGGGGACGTCAACGAGGCGATGATCTTCGCGTCGTCGTATCAGGCGCCCGTCGTCTTCGTATGCCAGAACAAC contains the following coding sequences:
- a CDS encoding amidohydrolase; protein product: MTGIDSLIGTITSVRIAGPGREFLIDDEPVDIFIDEGLISDIAPAGAIPPRGEVLEGNGAWVVPGLWDNHVHTVQWALATERVALGGAASAAEAAAIMSASAPLPDGRKVGSGFRDAMWPDAPTLDLLDNATGSIPTYLINADVHSTWLNSAALSLEGFTSSDGMLREQDAFEISRRLNAVDPERGDIAVRAAGERAASRGVTGLVDFDMAWNADAWPRRVAAGFASHRVEFAVYPFDLTRAIAAGLRTGELHEAPDAPEAGRGLVHVGPLKIISDGSLGTRTAACSHSYPGDPENFGILTVPPAELTELLTVATGAGLAVAVHAIGDRAVTGALDAFTVSGAVGTIEHAQLVRHADLARFGRLGVIASVQPQHALDDRDLVGKHWAGQTSIGYPLGALRDAGVELRFGSDAPVAPLDPWQAIAAAVTRTDDDRDPWHPEERLTREQSIQASVRTALRPGEIADIVLCGLDPLTASGVDLRGMPVLATLVAGRVTHGA
- a CDS encoding ferrochelatase gives rise to the protein MTAIEPNTVRFASDAAASGAPYVTTPVAYDGILLAGFGGPEGQDDVIPFLRNVTRGRGIPDERLEEVAHHYRHFGGVSPINGQNRILKDALEAELARRDIDLPVYWGNRNWSPYLEEVVTEAAADGRTTLLAFATSAYSSFSSCRQYREDFARVLEETGLGDTVTIDKIRPFYDHPGFVESFETGVREAVETFLAQGIAAEDIQILFSTHSIPTADAERSGARDIEWGEGGAYAAQHLAVAAWVMDRVRESIPAAADVSWELVYQSRSGPASQPWLEPDVCDVIGELPARGRKAVAVVPVGFMSDHMEVLWDLDTEAAEAAEEAGLAFTRTPTPGVAPSFVTGIVDLIVERLEGRPNAERPHVTALPGAFDVCRPGCCENVRAGFKPAAAGVAP
- a CDS encoding FMN-binding negative transcriptional regulator: MRQNPSFTLADVTEIRRVIDANPWTTIVSNGPDGLVSSHYVALLDDDRDDLTIVGHVGRPDDLIHGMGERELLVVFQGPHGYISPGWYGDVQAVPTWNYTAVHLAGVPEILSDEENLAVLDRLVDRFEGRMPEPRRMWERPNDPAFVTRLASGTVGFRLTPTRVVAKRKLSQNKSAETVETVIAELEGDGPYAHPGLAAEMRRAHEARTGGLR
- the pdhA gene encoding pyruvate dehydrogenase (acetyl-transferring) E1 component subunit alpha, producing the protein MSPQITPIADTAQDLELAERILTPDGTRIANPQLDAFVDDIDAASLRALHRDMIILRRIDAEGVALQRQGQLGLWAPCQGQEATQIGTARALAPQDYVFPSYRETGVIYARGAKPGDYVRMWRGEEGAGHDPASLRVAPLQIIIGAQTLHAVGYALGIRHDGADEVAVTYFGDGATSQGDVNEAMIFASSYQAPVVFVCQNNHWAISEPVSVQSQYPIAGRAPGFGIPSLRVDGNDVLACMAAMRWALAHARSGKGPAYIEAVTYRMGPHTTADDPTRYRKDDELDAWRRRDPIARVEAHLRALGELSDDHMAETQAAADVVAREMRAECLGMVTRPPLSVFDGVYAEPHTGLDRQRGEYAAYLASFEGEA
- a CDS encoding ribose-5-phosphate isomerase, encoding MRIHIATDHAGLDFSTQLQDHLRGAGHEVVDHGPVEYDALDDYPAFCIRAAQAVVADQAAGIETLGVVFGGSGNGEQIAANKVEGIRAALVWNTSTAELAREHNDANVISIGARQHTFDEVTSFIDTFIVTPFSQDERHVRRIGQIADFERDGSLLPDPRA
- a CDS encoding Lrp/AsnC family transcriptional regulator is translated as MAGLDRIDLELLAALADDPRVTIVALAENLGLSRNTIQARMARLEQTGVFMSYERSFSTDVLGFPLQAFVSIGVRQTELPRIINELARIPEVVQAHGLSGSIDLLARVACRDARHLFDTDARILSIDGVERTETSLAMGEVIPFRVAGLIGLARRES
- a CDS encoding exonuclease domain-containing protein, producing MPPAPSLPHWITRVGVFDLETTGVDVENDRVVTAHVGLLDADGREIAARDWLADPGIPIPEGATAIHGVTTERARRLGRPAGEVVGQVTAALRSLLSQGVPVVAYNAAYDFSLLAHEAHRHGIEALTNPAPIIDPLVIDKAYDRYRPGKRTLQVVASLYAVQLEDAHEAAADAVAAGRVAQALARQFVLPETLEELHTRQVGWARSQAASLTEYFIRIGRLDPEDRLDGTWPVRARRTAEGVDADAIPNG
- a CDS encoding Dps family protein: MSKVQTVSTTASDPTVAAAAAQFLSPVVLGLQALTVNGKQAHWHVRGANFVGVHELLDTIVAHAGDFADTAAERIVALGLPIDARISAVAAKGSATSVPAGFTQSDELVRAVISDIDAILVDTKAAIDGLDEVDLTSQDVAIEIMRGLEKDRWFLVSHIAA
- a CDS encoding gamma carbonic anhydrase family protein; translation: MSIAAGASVLALPGKAPSIAEDTFVADGARIIGEVSLAAGASVWYNAVLRGDSAAIVIGEASNVQDNVSLHVDAGHPVVVGAKVSIGHNAVVHGCTIGDGSLVGMGAVILSGAVIGAGCLIAGGAVVLGGTEVPDGSLVAGVPAKVRRMLSDEERAGLIANADIYLGHLRTHAEATPI
- a CDS encoding helix-turn-helix transcriptional regulator; translated protein: MRFRTADVARVESTWKQFVPSAVLHDVDPHRLYFDWKSVELGELTLVRYDLAAKVRTTAEPEDQFIACRVEGPDAQLRSDRSELVASRPWLSDGPRVHAQWERGARVTALIFERASLQSLAQQISGDDTVALHVADLAPRSDRAADAWSRMFAYLEQSAESLDDDGDTELLRSELARHAAATTLATFSTTGRLHRHRPAQTTPAPATVRRALDFIAENAHRPITVDDVASAVHISTRGLQYAFRRALDTTPAECLRRARLDGAHRDLRSGAQSTVAAVARKWGFSHPSRFAVAYRESFGVLPSVTAATHRR
- a CDS encoding DUF7882 family protein, giving the protein MGSLYYGGSEPIQIEDRALAHLKVVVATKLRRNESFTLTWKHQDGQSEGRSTVWLHPSIPLRFVFDETEAPELSRRWIEDLAHSANSSGGITLVDELLEPAGQPDASKTH
- a CDS encoding Fpg/Nei family DNA glycosylase translates to MPEGHSVHRIARQFERNFVGKTMRASSPQGRFAEGAAVLDGREALSVQAVGKQMFLEAEGDLWLRVHLGLYGAWDFAGEILVDPTIASANGRMGQTNQRGTDVGEAILDDAGENSLASIGAPRRTRVHVRMSEQTKGLADEGMEWPPPVVGQVRLRLMTDITAADLRGPTACVLQTPEEMLASVAKLGPDPLVGDPALNEERFVQAVRKKPTVIALLLMDQAVVSGIGNVYRAEMLFRQRLNPHTPGRDVPEGVVRALWRDWVTLLAIGVETGQMMTMDDLSPDQYRAAMASRDDRHWVYHRAGLPCRVCGTEIALEEIGARKLYWCPRCQA
- a CDS encoding alpha/beta fold hydrolase yields the protein MSVPSPYSDRLRRLPVERREVEVREGTTVYWEYGSADAEVTVIAVHGFRGDHHGLESVLAFLPEAHVIAPDLPGFGETAPVPGRAYDLAEYVAWLTEFAAAVAPGAVILGHSFGSIVTSAAVAGGLETPRLILINPIGAPALEGPKGIMTRLAVMYYALGARLPEKLGTALLRNRLIVRVMSITMAKTSDRELRRFIHDQHDTYFSRFADRDVLRDAFVASVSHDVSEFAAAIDVPTLLVAAQRDDITPIEVERELVTRFDDGTLVEIAHVGHLIHYETPAEAAGAIRRFLRIPAARGR